A stretch of the Filimonas lacunae genome encodes the following:
- a CDS encoding SusC/RagA family TonB-linked outer membrane protein: MRKEIRCKLLTLFLCVTCVVQASYAQEKIITGTVKDEKGTPLPTATINVPGRKSVISDENGIFRIAVPDTSKVLIVTYVGLKPVEVQIKGQSVLSIVLTGAEVKLEDVVVIGYGTAKRTNVTSSISSVSEKDIKNLPVAGVDQAIQGKVAGVTVSSNSGQPGGGVSVRVRGITSVNGNDPLYVIDGVNFIGGTSSSTAQDVLGGSAGQTGQSVLATLNPADIEKIDILKDASAQAIYGSLGANGVVQITTKKGKAGESKVAFNSYYGTADLPKKLPVMNLRQYAMYQNSLVPELRAAGETLADTAAEFKNVNVLGNGTDWQDAIFQRGITQNHQLAISGGQNKTTYYFSGNYFEQTGILIGTDFKRYALRMSVDQQVKSWLKAGISANLSRSNQRVGLSDAFDAVTSVVLYNSPASVILSPDGQWAGQVRVAGNPIGTDNNPVAMALLRNVRQIETKAFGALYADMNIMKGLTFRTEVDYNFSLAEGKAFQPLLYNIQKQNDGSYDSTRIIGPSKLSENRNNSLYWTLKTYFNYNNGFGKHWISATLGHEAQSSHYNYIGAYRQNLQQNLPSLAVGAQGNNSGESISAGEGDWRMESYFARASYTYDNRYSVSATIRRDGSSAFGPENRIGYFPSVSAAWTVTNESFANDIKGLNSLKIRAGYGVVGNQNVAANQYQTNIDLSRTSPFGAAGFPRNIGNPKLGWESVKTYNAGVDASLFNKKLDVTVDVYKKITTKMLLATQLADFSGLGEQTNSDNWDDIWTPLANSGKMTNTGIDVAFTTYNITNKDFNWKTTLTFSHYKNILNELNTKDAKLSGLLRVDYSGKDPVITVSQQNRPVGEFYGYVTDGLFKSDAELNNGMNWGLAIGPQQLWLGDQRYKDLDGDKAITDKDVQPIGNPNPKFTGGLNNTFQYKQFDLSVFLYGSYGAKIYNATRMVTERLSNEWNNQLTTVFDRYTPANTSSNMPRFNKWNNYNVRVSDRYIENGSYLRIQTVAFGYNLPADLLKKAKISSARLYVSAQNLYTFTGYSGYNPDMGSFNGNVLLTNIDQGRYPVPRTVTIGANIEF; this comes from the coding sequence ATGAGAAAAGAAATCAGGTGCAAACTGCTTACGCTTTTTTTGTGCGTAACCTGTGTCGTTCAAGCCTCCTATGCACAGGAAAAAATCATTACCGGAACTGTTAAGGATGAAAAAGGCACGCCGTTACCTACGGCTACCATCAACGTACCCGGCCGCAAATCAGTGATTTCGGATGAGAATGGTATTTTCCGCATTGCGGTTCCCGATACATCCAAAGTACTGATAGTTACTTATGTAGGGTTAAAACCTGTAGAGGTGCAGATAAAGGGGCAGTCTGTGTTGTCCATTGTGCTCACCGGGGCCGAAGTAAAACTGGAAGATGTGGTAGTAATCGGGTATGGTACGGCTAAACGAACCAACGTTACTTCTTCTATCTCTTCTGTATCAGAAAAAGATATTAAAAACCTGCCGGTAGCGGGTGTTGATCAGGCCATACAGGGTAAAGTGGCAGGTGTAACGGTGTCATCCAACTCCGGGCAGCCGGGTGGTGGTGTATCGGTGCGCGTGCGTGGTATTACCAGTGTAAATGGTAACGATCCGTTGTATGTAATTGATGGGGTGAATTTTATTGGAGGAACCAGTAGCAGCACGGCCCAGGATGTGTTGGGCGGAAGTGCCGGCCAAACGGGACAAAGTGTGCTGGCTACTTTAAACCCTGCCGATATTGAGAAGATAGACATTTTGAAAGATGCTTCGGCACAGGCTATTTATGGCTCGCTGGGCGCGAATGGGGTAGTGCAGATTACTACCAAGAAAGGAAAGGCAGGTGAAAGTAAAGTGGCTTTTAATAGTTACTATGGTACAGCCGATTTGCCTAAAAAATTGCCCGTGATGAATTTGCGTCAGTACGCCATGTATCAAAACTCCCTGGTGCCTGAATTAAGGGCTGCCGGTGAAACGCTGGCCGATACTGCCGCTGAGTTTAAAAATGTGAATGTATTGGGTAATGGTACTGACTGGCAGGATGCTATTTTTCAAAGAGGTATTACACAAAACCACCAGCTGGCCATTTCAGGTGGTCAGAATAAAACCACGTACTATTTCTCCGGCAACTATTTTGAGCAAACGGGCATCTTAATAGGTACTGATTTTAAAAGATATGCGTTGCGCATGAGTGTAGACCAGCAGGTGAAAAGCTGGTTAAAAGCGGGTATCAGCGCTAACCTTTCGCGCAGTAACCAGCGGGTAGGCTTATCAGATGCTTTTGATGCAGTTACCAGCGTGGTATTATACAATAGCCCTGCATCGGTTATTTTATCTCCCGATGGGCAATGGGCGGGCCAGGTAAGGGTTGCCGGCAATCCTATCGGTACTGATAACAACCCGGTAGCTATGGCGCTGCTGCGTAATGTAAGGCAGATAGAAACCAAAGCTTTTGGTGCGCTGTATGCAGATATGAATATTATGAAGGGGCTTACTTTCCGTACGGAGGTGGACTATAATTTCTCCTTAGCGGAAGGCAAAGCATTTCAGCCTTTGCTATATAATATACAAAAGCAAAACGATGGAAGTTATGACAGCACCCGGATTATTGGACCTTCCAAATTAAGTGAGAACAGGAATAACAGTCTTTACTGGACCCTGAAAACTTACTTCAATTATAACAATGGATTTGGCAAGCATTGGATCTCTGCTACATTAGGGCACGAAGCACAAAGCTCGCACTACAATTATATAGGTGCTTACCGTCAAAACCTGCAGCAGAATCTGCCCTCCCTGGCAGTGGGTGCCCAGGGTAACAACTCCGGTGAAAGCATTAGTGCCGGTGAAGGCGACTGGCGCATGGAAAGTTATTTTGCCAGGGCAAGTTATACGTATGATAACAGGTACTCTGTCAGTGCTACTATCAGGCGCGATGGTTCTTCGGCATTTGGTCCGGAAAACCGTATTGGTTATTTCCCATCTGTATCTGCTGCGTGGACGGTAACCAATGAATCTTTTGCCAATGATATTAAAGGATTGAATTCTTTAAAAATACGTGCCGGGTATGGTGTGGTAGGTAATCAAAACGTAGCTGCCAATCAGTACCAAACCAATATTGATCTAAGCCGTACCAGTCCTTTTGGTGCAGCAGGCTTCCCGCGTAACATAGGCAACCCTAAGCTGGGCTGGGAATCTGTAAAAACCTATAACGCAGGTGTGGATGCCTCCCTGTTTAATAAAAAGCTGGATGTAACAGTAGATGTATATAAAAAGATCACTACTAAAATGTTACTGGCTACGCAACTGGCCGATTTCTCCGGCCTGGGCGAGCAAACTAATTCTGATAACTGGGATGATATATGGACGCCATTGGCCAACAGCGGCAAAATGACCAACACAGGTATTGATGTGGCCTTCACCACTTATAACATCACCAATAAAGATTTTAACTGGAAAACCACCTTAACCTTCAGCCATTATAAAAACATCCTGAACGAACTCAATACAAAAGATGCGAAGCTGAGTGGTCTGTTGCGTGTGGATTATTCCGGTAAAGACCCTGTTATTACCGTGAGCCAGCAAAACCGCCCGGTAGGGGAGTTTTATGGTTATGTAACAGATGGCCTGTTTAAGTCGGATGCTGAGTTGAACAATGGCATGAACTGGGGTCTGGCGATTGGACCACAGCAGTTATGGCTGGGCGATCAGCGTTATAAAGATCTGGATGGCGATAAGGCTATTACCGATAAAGATGTACAACCTATTGGCAACCCTAACCCTAAGTTTACCGGTGGGCTTAACAACACATTCCAGTACAAGCAATTCGATTTGTCTGTTTTCCTGTATGGCAGCTACGGTGCAAAAATCTATAATGCCACCCGCATGGTTACCGAAAGGTTGAGTAATGAGTGGAATAACCAGTTAACTACTGTGTTTGACAGGTATACGCCTGCCAACACCAGCAGCAACATGCCACGCTTCAACAAATGGAACAACTACAATGTAAGGGTATCTGACAGGTATATAGAAAATGGCAGCTACTTACGTATTCAAACTGTTGCGTTTGGTTATAACCTGCCAGCCGATCTGCTGAAAAAAGCAAAAATTTCTTCTGCAAGGCTGTATGTAAGTGCACAAAACCTGTACACGTTTACCGGTTACTCTGGTTACAATCCCGATATGGGTTCGTTTAACGGCAATGTGCTGTTAACCAACATTGATCAGGGCCGCTATCCTGTTCCGCGTACAGTAACCATAGGAGCCAACATTGAGTTTTAA
- a CDS encoding RagB/SusD family nutrient uptake outer membrane protein, producing MKKLTYIYSCLVLVVIAGASCKKSFLDTTTTTSVTVDNYYNNASEVNGATGVLYNAVWGRWFDKAFISVGDIMAGTALTRGDDNYKTFYNFNILSTDGPVGATWRSCYKAAGSAAVLINVFEQKIAKVGSQPYLVQGIAEARFIRGFAYFYIARAFGDAPIVSDPVALTEPGKYLVPRYFQKDVLRFALEDLKYAEANLPEVADKGRVTSISAKGMMAKVYLYSKDYTNAKAKAKEVIDYSTAHSDKVGLYDDYGKMFTSASANNNKESLFSLQWLASMGYNGGNLYQEYVAPQALLKPGPTNADGYSAVRPSLDLLNPATGYATNDKRRGWSVMQQGFHRDDWKNEKFPNGFTYDTTGKVDDLTHVFNDTRSNILKYVIGPAGGSEPVTGLFTSMGTYILRYADVLLIYAEASLQSGSIDVMALNAFNAVHTRAGMAAVSTFTNDDILHERKVEFAFEGDYYFDIQRQGFDKAKQIIAAQERGNLNYDGSVNSLKVVLSSASQLFLPVPQAETIENPALLGEVVSYY from the coding sequence ATGAAGAAGTTAACATATATATACAGTTGCCTGGTGTTGGTGGTGATAGCCGGTGCTTCCTGCAAAAAAAGTTTTTTAGACACCACCACTACTACCAGTGTAACGGTAGATAACTATTATAATAATGCATCAGAAGTAAACGGCGCCACCGGTGTTTTGTATAATGCGGTATGGGGGCGTTGGTTTGATAAAGCGTTTATATCGGTAGGGGATATTATGGCCGGCACGGCACTTACCCGTGGCGATGATAACTATAAAACGTTTTACAACTTTAATATATTAAGTACCGATGGCCCGGTAGGCGCCACCTGGAGAAGTTGCTACAAGGCAGCTGGTAGTGCCGCCGTGTTAATCAATGTGTTTGAGCAAAAAATAGCGAAGGTGGGCAGTCAGCCCTACCTGGTGCAAGGCATTGCAGAAGCACGTTTTATCAGGGGCTTTGCTTATTTCTATATCGCACGTGCTTTTGGTGATGCACCTATTGTAAGTGATCCCGTAGCGTTAACCGAGCCTGGTAAATACCTGGTGCCCCGTTACTTTCAAAAGGATGTATTGAGGTTTGCCCTGGAAGATTTAAAGTATGCCGAAGCTAATTTGCCGGAAGTGGCGGATAAAGGTCGCGTAACAAGTATTTCTGCTAAAGGCATGATGGCTAAGGTGTATTTGTATAGTAAAGACTATACCAATGCCAAGGCAAAAGCCAAAGAGGTGATTGACTATTCCACGGCGCATTCCGATAAAGTAGGGCTGTATGACGATTACGGTAAAATGTTCACCTCTGCATCTGCCAACAACAATAAAGAATCTTTATTCTCTTTACAGTGGCTGGCTTCTATGGGTTATAACGGTGGCAACCTGTACCAGGAGTATGTAGCGCCACAGGCGTTGTTAAAGCCAGGCCCCACCAATGCGGATGGTTATTCTGCAGTAAGGCCTTCCCTCGATTTATTAAACCCTGCTACCGGCTATGCCACCAACGATAAACGTCGTGGCTGGAGCGTTATGCAACAAGGCTTTCACCGGGACGACTGGAAGAACGAGAAATTCCCTAACGGCTTTACCTACGATACCACCGGTAAAGTGGATGATCTTACCCATGTGTTTAACGATACCCGTTCTAATATTCTGAAATATGTAATTGGTCCCGCAGGTGGCTCTGAGCCGGTAACCGGCCTGTTCACCAGCATGGGCACTTATATCCTGCGTTATGCCGATGTGCTGTTGATTTATGCAGAAGCTTCTTTGCAAAGCGGAAGCATAGATGTAATGGCACTGAACGCTTTTAATGCAGTACATACACGTGCAGGCATGGCGGCAGTTAGCACCTTTACCAACGACGATATTTTACACGAACGCAAGGTAGAGTTTGCGTTTGAGGGTGATTATTATTTTGATATTCAGCGCCAGGGCTTTGATAAAGCCAAGCAGATCATTGCTGCGCAGGAAAGAGGTAACCTCAATTACGATGGATCGGTGAATTCATTGAAAGTGGTGCTTTCTTCTGCTTCGCAATTGTTTTTGCCGGTGCCCCAGGCCGAAACCATCGAAAACCCGGCCTTGCTGGGTGAGGTTGTATCTTATTATTAA
- a CDS encoding DUF3820 family protein → MMQEEELPGLNPQILQDLVEAKMPFGKYKDTVLCNIPVSYLEWMKRNGGFPKGKLGMQLATLFEIKTNGLEDLLKPLKRRY, encoded by the coding sequence ATGATGCAGGAAGAAGAGTTGCCAGGCCTTAACCCACAAATATTACAGGACCTGGTAGAAGCTAAAATGCCATTTGGCAAGTATAAAGACACCGTGCTTTGCAATATTCCTGTCTCATACCTGGAATGGATGAAACGCAACGGCGGCTTTCCCAAAGGAAAGCTAGGCATGCAACTGGCTACCCTGTTTGAGATAAAAACCAACGGGCTGGAAGACTTACTAAAGCCGCTGAAAAGAAGATATTAA
- a CDS encoding AraC family transcriptional regulator has protein sequence MKNKLLREITPLTPNDCFTVFSREKTEFDFPLHYHEEFELNFIENAKDAKRVIGDHMEEISDLELVLVGPNLQHGWFTHKCTSPCIKEITIQFHRDLFDEKFLHRNQMSFIRTMLERSVKGVLFSRDTIQAIMPRLKELPQKHGFDSVLELMSILHDLSASRNIRTLSDVTFRNMESYTYNSRRVEKVMHYLNNNFDKNVTLGEAAKISAMTEVAFSRFFKARTGKTFVDTLNEVRLGHASRMLIDTTQSVNEVAYKCGFNNISNFNRIFKKKKDCTPKEFRQAYASSGTRTFI, from the coding sequence ATGAAAAACAAGCTGTTAAGAGAAATTACCCCACTTACGCCTAACGATTGTTTCACGGTTTTTTCGCGTGAGAAAACGGAATTTGACTTCCCGCTCCACTATCATGAGGAGTTTGAACTCAATTTTATTGAAAATGCGAAAGACGCCAAACGTGTTATTGGCGATCATATGGAAGAGATTAGCGACCTGGAGCTGGTGCTGGTGGGCCCTAACCTGCAACACGGTTGGTTTACACATAAATGCACCTCGCCCTGCATTAAGGAAATTACCATTCAGTTTCACCGCGATTTGTTTGATGAAAAGTTTTTGCACCGCAACCAGATGAGCTTTATACGCACCATGCTGGAACGTTCGGTAAAAGGGGTGTTGTTTTCGCGCGATACCATCCAGGCCATTATGCCACGCCTGAAAGAACTTCCACAAAAACATGGGTTTGATTCTGTGCTGGAGCTGATGTCTATTCTGCACGACTTATCTGCTTCCCGGAATATACGCACCCTCAGTGATGTTACTTTTCGCAATATGGAAAGCTATACCTACAATAGCCGGCGGGTAGAGAAGGTAATGCACTACCTCAATAACAATTTTGACAAAAACGTTACCCTGGGTGAAGCTGCCAAAATTTCGGCTATGACGGAAGTGGCCTTTAGCCGTTTTTTTAAAGCCCGCACCGGCAAAACCTTTGTAGATACCTTAAACGAGGTAAGGCTGGGCCATGCATCGCGTATGTTGATTGATACCACACAAAGCGTGAATGAAGTGGCTTACAAATGTGGCTTTAACAACATCAGCAACTTTAACCGGATATTTAAAAAGAAGAAAGATTGTACACCTAAAGAATTCCGGCAGGCTTATGCTTCTTCCGGCACACGCACTTTTATTTAA
- a CDS encoding YncE family protein — protein MKKLLFAVPMLAAVFFSCSKKDDAAPAVSGVYVLTEGNFSETDSSAIAFYNASTQTVDWNYYKTVNGTKLGNGANDLKQYGGKMYCTVSGKDTATLSDSYVLVIDVATCKLLSKISFASGTRAYQPRFVAFNGNKAYVSCYNGMVCRIDTSSLQIDATVQTDGVLEGIAASGNKLYVANSDNYTLPSTNNSSVSVIDIATFKKTGQISVGFSPIKVAAGSGFVFVASAGNYDDIAASVSVISSATDVVAKTIDANISWFTAGADAVYATGYDGTGSFIKSYNVTTGEGTSFITDGTTPSNIYAATVNPSNGDVYVANAGYAAGKDLVYVFSSAGKLKFQFATSKAPQNCVFLNL, from the coding sequence ATGAAAAAGCTACTTTTCGCAGTACCCATGTTAGCTGCTGTGTTCTTCTCTTGTTCTAAAAAAGATGATGCTGCACCAGCCGTTAGTGGTGTATATGTGTTAACAGAAGGGAACTTTTCTGAAACAGATAGCAGTGCTATCGCCTTTTATAATGCAAGCACGCAAACCGTTGACTGGAACTATTATAAAACAGTAAACGGCACCAAACTGGGTAACGGCGCTAATGATTTAAAACAGTATGGCGGTAAAATGTATTGCACCGTAAGCGGTAAAGACACTGCTACTTTAAGCGATTCTTATGTGCTGGTAATAGATGTGGCAACCTGCAAACTGTTATCTAAAATATCTTTCGCTTCTGGTACCAGGGCTTATCAGCCCCGTTTTGTAGCATTCAATGGCAACAAAGCTTATGTTTCCTGCTATAATGGTATGGTTTGCCGTATAGATACTTCTTCTTTACAAATAGATGCTACTGTGCAAACAGATGGTGTACTGGAAGGTATTGCTGCATCCGGCAACAAGCTGTATGTTGCTAATTCAGATAACTATACACTGCCTTCTACCAATAATTCTTCTGTTTCGGTAATTGACATTGCCACCTTTAAAAAAACAGGTCAAATCAGTGTAGGTTTTAGTCCTATTAAAGTTGCAGCAGGCAGCGGATTTGTGTTTGTGGCTTCAGCCGGTAATTATGATGATATCGCAGCTTCTGTATCTGTTATCAGTAGCGCTACTGATGTGGTGGCAAAAACTATAGATGCCAATATCAGCTGGTTTACAGCAGGTGCGGATGCTGTATATGCAACAGGCTATGATGGCACTGGTTCGTTCATAAAAAGCTACAATGTAACAACTGGCGAAGGCACCAGCTTTATTACTGATGGCACTACCCCTAGCAACATTTATGCTGCTACTGTAAATCCATCCAATGGAGATGTATATGTTGCCAATGCTGGTTACGCTGCCGGTAAAGATCTGGTATATGTATTCTCCTCTGCAGGTAAACTGAAGTTTCAGTTTGCTACCAGCAAAGCACCACAAAACTGTGTGTTTTTAAATTTATAA